The Bradyrhizobium ottawaense genome window below encodes:
- a CDS encoding dihydrofolate reductase produces MSFRIEGYVIVSADGMLADAGHVMPDSLKFDGDKLFFEQALDRAALIVHGRNSHEQQPNSPKRKRLILTRKIKALSVDPEMPNATLWNPKQASFEEACAFADVASGMVAIIGGPAVFEMFMGRYDTFWLSEAPHVRLPGGEGCFVGVPQRSPHEVLASHGLKPGTPYLLDAAHEVTVTPWRRT; encoded by the coding sequence TTGTCTTTCCGTATCGAAGGCTACGTCATCGTCTCGGCGGACGGCATGCTCGCCGACGCCGGCCACGTCATGCCCGACAGCCTGAAGTTCGACGGCGACAAGCTGTTCTTCGAGCAGGCGCTCGATCGCGCCGCGCTGATCGTGCACGGCCGCAACTCGCATGAGCAGCAGCCGAATTCGCCGAAGCGCAAGCGGCTGATCCTGACCCGCAAGATCAAGGCGCTCTCCGTCGATCCGGAGATGCCGAACGCAACGCTGTGGAATCCGAAACAGGCGAGCTTCGAGGAGGCCTGCGCCTTTGCCGATGTCGCCTCCGGCATGGTCGCCATCATCGGCGGCCCCGCCGTGTTCGAGATGTTCATGGGCCGCTACGATACCTTCTGGCTGTCGGAAGCCCCGCATGTGCGCCTGCCCGGCGGCGAAGGCTGCTTCGTCGGCGTGCCCCAGCGGAGCCCGCATGAGGTGCTGGCGTCGCACGGCCTGAAGCCGGGCACGCCGTATCTGCTCGACGCGGCGCATGAGGTGACTGTGACACCCTGGCGCCGAACGTAG